CCTTCAAGGATGTAGCGTTGCAGTTTATGGGTGAGCTGTATTCTTATATTTCCAAAAAGCAGAACAAGATCATCCACATCCTCGGAGCAACCTCAGGGGATACCGGGGCGGCTGCCATTCAGGGCGTTCGCGGTAAAGAAGGCATCAAGATCTGTATTCTGCATCCGCATGGGAAGGTAAGTAAAGTGCAGGAGCTGCAGATGACTACGGTAGATGATAGCAATGTACTGAACCTGTCTGTGCACGGTAACTTTGATGATTGCCAGAAGGTAATTAAAGATCTGTTCGCGGATCTCGACTTTAAGGGTCGCTATCATCTGCGTGCAATCAACTCCATTAACTTTGTGCGTATTCTGGCGCAGACCGTCTACTATTTCTATGCGTATCTACATGTCGATGGCAGCAGTGAGAAGAAGATTAACATTAGCGTGCCTTCCGGCAACTTCGGTAATATTTTCTCCGGATATTTGGCGAAGCAAATGGGATTGCCGATTAACAAACTGATTATTGCCACGAATGAAAATAACATCTTGGAGCGTTTCGTGAACACCGGGGAATACAAACCGGGCAGCTTCACAAGCACATACAGTCCTTCAATGGATATCCAAGTGGCGAGCAATTTTGAGCGTTATCTATATTATTTGGTAGGCGAGGATTCCGAGAAACTATCCGCGTATATGTCCAAGCTCCAAACTGAAGGTAAGATTACGGTTGAAGGCGATGTGCTTCAGCAGGTGCAGAAGGATTTTGCAGCGCTGGGTGTGAAGAATGACCAATGCTTGAATACAATCGCTAAGTATCAAAAAGAATATAACTATCTGCTTGATCCGCATACTGCATGTGGAATCGCGGCTTACGAGGCTTTTAATGGCTCGGACGAGATTGGAATTACCTTTGCGACGGCACATCCAGCTAAATTTGATGAGGCGATAACCCTGATCGATATTAAGCAGGAATTCCCGGCACAAATTAAAGCGTTGTTCGAGATGCCACAGCATCAAACCGTAGTGGATCATGACAAGGATGAAATTGTGCGTCAATTACAGGCTTTTTATAAATAAGCAGTAACTCTATATGGCTCATAAGGCTCCTGTTCTTAAGTTAAGAATGGGAGCCTTTTTACTGCATCCTTCGACAAATTATGTCGCAGTCTACCAGGAATAGTTTCTTATCGACAAAAGATGAAGGAGTGGTGCTTTTTTTCACAAGGTGGATCTATCAGAATTTGTCGGAAATTTGTCCTGAAAAGTAGACATTACTACCCAGAGAGTGAGAAAATAGCATATAGAGATTTAGTAAGAACTAAAAAGGACGGGATTATCATGACAATTCGTTTCGGGGTCATTGGAACAAACTTTATTACAGACCGCTTCGTGCAAGCCGGCTTGGAGAATGAGGAGTTTATCCTGACAGCCGTGTACTCCCGCACAATGGAGAAAGGTCAGGCCTTTGCTGCAAAATATGCTGGAGCTACAATTTATACGAATTTGGAAGATATGGTTTCCAGTAAAGATGTCGATGCTATATACATTGCAAGCCCGAACTCCATGCATGCTGAGCAGGCGATTATGTGCTTAAATCATGGCAAGCACGTGCTCTGTGAGAAACCAGCTGCCTCAAACAGTGCGGAGCTAAGAGCAATGATTGAAGCTGCGAAGAACAATGATGTGTTGTTGGTAGAAGCAATGAAATCGACATTCATGCCGAATTTCGGAGTGATCAGAGACAATTTGTATAAAATCGGCCAAGTTCGCCGTTATTTCGCGAGTTATTGTCAATACTCATCGAGATATGATGCTTATCGGCAGGGAACGGTGTTAAATGCTTTTAATCCGGCCTTCTCTAACGGCTCGCTCATGGATCTTGGTGTTTATTGCTTGTATCCTATGGTAGTGTTGTTCGGGAAACCGAATTCTGTACAGGCTGTGGGTCTTATGCTATCTTCTGGTGTGGATGGTGAAGGAAGTATTGTTATGCAATACGATGATATGGACGCAGTTGTGATGCATTCCAAGATCGCTGATTCCTATCTACCAGCCGAGATTCAAGGGGAAAGTGGTACCATGGTGATCGATAAGATCAACCAGCCTTACCAAGTGAAGATTCAGTATCGCGATGGAACCGTCGAGGAGCTTACGCAGCCTCAGGTGTTCGAGTCTATGTATTATGAGGTTGAGGAATTTATTAACTTAATTAAGAACGGTGACCGGGAAAGCAGAATTAACACGCATGCAAATTCCTTGGCGGTAGCAGAGGTTATGGAGGAAGCCAGAGCACAAATCGGCCTCCGCTATGCCGCAGATCTATAAATAGAATGGGGAGCAGCACTTGAAGACTTTTAAAAAGGTATACATTGAGATAACAAGCGTCTGCAACCTGGCCTGCAGCTTTTGTCCACCAACCGCCCGAACGAAGAACTTTATGAAGCTCGATACTTTTAATACGATATTAGATGAAATTAAGCCACATAGTAATCATATTTACCTTCACGTAAAAGGTGAGCCATTGCTGCATCCCAAGATTGGTGAGCTGCTGGATGCGGCACATGCCAAAGGGTTCAAGGTCAATATTACTACCAATGGTACGTTAATTCATAAGGCTGGCCCTAAGATTCTAGGCAAACCTGCACTACGACAGATGAACTTCTCTCTGCATAGCTTTGATGGACATGAAGGATCTGAGAACCGCGAAGGGTATTTGTCGGAGATTATTTCTTTTGTACGAGAAGCCTCCGCGCAAGGGGTCATTATTTCCTTCCGGCTGTGGAATTTAACGGAGGATAATCTGACCAATCTGGAGAAAAATCGGAACCGTGAGACCCTTGCTGTGCTGGAGGAAGCCTTTAACCTTGATTTCAAGATCGAAGAAAAGGTTGTACCTGGCAGCGGCGTCAAGGTTGCCCCACGGGTATATCTCAATCAGGACCATGAGTTCCGTTGGCCTGCACTGAACGAGCCGGAAGATGACGGAAAAGGGTTCTGTCATGCGCTGCGCAGCCAAGCGGCAATCCTTGTGGATGGTACCGTTGTACCGTGCTGTCTGGATGGTGAAGGCGTCATTAACCTCGGAAACATTCATGAGACTCCGTTCTCAGAAATCGTAGAGGGTGAACGAGCGAACAATCTATTTTACGGGTTCTCTCGTAGAGAGGCGGTAGAAGAGCTGTGCCGCAAGTGCGGATATCGGCAACGGTTCGGAACTTAAATGTGTGAATGCAAACAGAATCGGGACATGGGTATTTCATGAGTCCTGGTTCTGTTTTTTATTATCATCTCCGCTTTGGAGCGAAGGAGGAGTATATGCTGAAATCGTTGGAAGCTATCACCTTATACCGTGAAGGCGTGCAAGAACATTTAGAAGATCATCTCTGGCTGAAGCTTATTGTTCAAGCGGAGGAGCAAATTGTAAATCTGGAACGTGTGGCATCTTTGGAGGAGCTGGACCACAGGAATTCTGTGCTGGACTATGTGGAACGCAGTCTGAGGATTCTGAATCAACTTCCCTGTTCGATTTGGGTAAAAGAGCTTGTAGAAGAAACATTAATTTGGTCAGAATCGGCTAAAGGCGGCACATTGAAGGAGCGCTTACTTTGGCAGGAGGAAGGCATTAACTGTTTTGTACATAATATTGGTTCCGCTCAGTTATATGAAAGGCATTCGGGCAGGACAGTCTCCGAGAAAGGCGCAATGGTTCAACGACTTATTGAAACCCATGGGCTAATAGGACAGCAAATTCGTGGGGAGGTCCCACCAGAAGTGAATAAGCCGCTGCATGATATTGTAGAAGCGCAGCTGCTGACGGCGGAGGAACTGGAACGGTTGCTGACGGTACTTAATCAGTGCGTTATCGGCGCTGTGTCCCCCGAGCTCTGGCTGAATGTAGAGCATGAAGTGAAACAGCTTATCGCTCTGATTTCATCCGGTGAACTTGCTAGTCCAATGCCGATGAAAGAAAGACTGCGCAGAATGCGGCTGGGTCCGATCTCCAGAGGGGAGGATTTCACTACGGAATGGGCAAAGCTGATGCACGAAGGCTTCCATGCGGAACGATTGGACGCCTTAAGTAAGATTACCTTCTGGTATGTGGAATCAGCACTGCAGACCTTTTCGCTGGAGCAATTTCTGAAGTTGATGATACTTGCTGCTCATAGGGCCCAGAATGAATCCCTAAATCATATCAGCTTCGAGCATGTCATGAACAGCATTTACTACGACTACAAGGGTGTTAAGAAGATCAACGTTTATAAGAAGCGGGTTATCGAAAAATATTTATCGGAGCTTACATGGGAGGATATCGAACAAGGGACTTTGCCTGCTGAGAACCCGCATCTAATGCTTCGTCAATATGCTAAGGAGCATCTGCCAGACACGGTGTTTTTCCAGTTCCAATTCTCGGCAGCAGCAGAGAAGCTGATTGAATTTTGTATGGAAGCTGAAAAGTCGCCTTTGTATGAACGTGCAGTATTGCTGTTGTTCGACCTGTTCGAGCTGCGGAGGGACGCATTCGACCGTTTTCATAATGAAGATACCTACTTAAGTCAGATGAATAATACAGCAGATTATAAAGCCGTAATTCTAGAACATGTTACTGGTCAAAAAGTGCTTGATATCGGTCCGGGCGGCGGTGTGCTGCTGGATTTGTTGGAAGAGCGTATGCCAGATGTCACCCCTATCGGTATTGATATATCGAGCAATGTAGTGGAAGCTCTGCGGCAGCGTAAGCAGCGGGAAGGTCGTCAGTGGGAGGTCCTGCAGGGAGATGCGCTGAACCTTAAAGATTTCGTGGTGGCTGGAACAGTGGACACGGTAATCTTCTCTTCCATCTTGCATGAGCTATATTCTTATGTGCCGTTTAATTTTAAAAAGTTCAATCATGACACCGTCTCCGCAGCCCTGCGAAGTGCCTTTGATGTATTGTCAGCAGGTGGGGTTATCATTATTCGTGATGGGATTATGACCGAACCCCCATCATTGCTGAGGAGAGTTCGCTTTCTGGAAGAGGACGGTCTGGTGTGGCTGGAGCGATATGCGAAGGATTTTGCCGGACGTCAGATTCAGTATCAAAGATTAGAGGCGCAAGAAGTTCTTATGCCCGTTAATGATGCCATGGAATTTTTATATACGTATACTTGGGGCGAAGAAGCTTACATTCATGAGGTCCAAGAACAGTTTGGATACTTTACCCCTACGGAGTTCGCCTCATTTATTGAGCAGAATTTAGGAAAGCAGGCGAAGATTGAAGTCTTCCGGCATTACTTGCAAGAAGGGTATACCGAAGCACTGTGCGACAGAGTAAGATTCATGGATGAGAGCGGACAGGAAG
This Paenibacillus sp. FSL R5-0345 DNA region includes the following protein-coding sequences:
- a CDS encoding radical SAM/SPASM domain-containing protein; its protein translation is MKTFKKVYIEITSVCNLACSFCPPTARTKNFMKLDTFNTILDEIKPHSNHIYLHVKGEPLLHPKIGELLDAAHAKGFKVNITTNGTLIHKAGPKILGKPALRQMNFSLHSFDGHEGSENREGYLSEIISFVREASAQGVIISFRLWNLTEDNLTNLEKNRNRETLAVLEEAFNLDFKIEEKVVPGSGVKVAPRVYLNQDHEFRWPALNEPEDDGKGFCHALRSQAAILVDGTVVPCCLDGEGVINLGNIHETPFSEIVEGERANNLFYGFSRREAVEELCRKCGYRQRFGT
- the thrC gene encoding threonine synthase, yielding MKYISTRGNVEPKGFIDTVLMGLADDGGLMVPAEIPVVSAATLEEWRSLSYQELFLKIFAYYTNDEIPYEDLQDMVNTSYGNFRTPEVTPIHQVNDSLYVLELFHGPTFAFKDVALQFMGELYSYISKKQNKIIHILGATSGDTGAAAIQGVRGKEGIKICILHPHGKVSKVQELQMTTVDDSNVLNLSVHGNFDDCQKVIKDLFADLDFKGRYHLRAINSINFVRILAQTVYYFYAYLHVDGSSEKKINISVPSGNFGNIFSGYLAKQMGLPINKLIIATNENNILERFVNTGEYKPGSFTSTYSPSMDIQVASNFERYLYYLVGEDSEKLSAYMSKLQTEGKITVEGDVLQQVQKDFAALGVKNDQCLNTIAKYQKEYNYLLDPHTACGIAAYEAFNGSDEIGITFATAHPAKFDEAITLIDIKQEFPAQIKALFEMPQHQTVVDHDKDEIVRQLQAFYK
- a CDS encoding Gfo/Idh/MocA family protein; the encoded protein is MTIRFGVIGTNFITDRFVQAGLENEEFILTAVYSRTMEKGQAFAAKYAGATIYTNLEDMVSSKDVDAIYIASPNSMHAEQAIMCLNHGKHVLCEKPAASNSAELRAMIEAAKNNDVLLVEAMKSTFMPNFGVIRDNLYKIGQVRRYFASYCQYSSRYDAYRQGTVLNAFNPAFSNGSLMDLGVYCLYPMVVLFGKPNSVQAVGLMLSSGVDGEGSIVMQYDDMDAVVMHSKIADSYLPAEIQGESGTMVIDKINQPYQVKIQYRDGTVEELTQPQVFESMYYEVEEFINLIKNGDRESRINTHANSLAVAEVMEEARAQIGLRYAADL
- a CDS encoding class I SAM-dependent methyltransferase — its product is MLKSLEAITLYREGVQEHLEDHLWLKLIVQAEEQIVNLERVASLEELDHRNSVLDYVERSLRILNQLPCSIWVKELVEETLIWSESAKGGTLKERLLWQEEGINCFVHNIGSAQLYERHSGRTVSEKGAMVQRLIETHGLIGQQIRGEVPPEVNKPLHDIVEAQLLTAEELERLLTVLNQCVIGAVSPELWLNVEHEVKQLIALISSGELASPMPMKERLRRMRLGPISRGEDFTTEWAKLMHEGFHAERLDALSKITFWYVESALQTFSLEQFLKLMILAAHRAQNESLNHISFEHVMNSIYYDYKGVKKINVYKKRVIEKYLSELTWEDIEQGTLPAENPHLMLRQYAKEHLPDTVFFQFQFSAAAEKLIEFCMEAEKSPLYERAVLLLFDLFELRRDAFDRFHNEDTYLSQMNNTADYKAVILEHVTGQKVLDIGPGGGVLLDLLEERMPDVTPIGIDISSNVVEALRQRKQREGRQWEVLQGDALNLKDFVVAGTVDTVIFSSILHELYSYVPFNFKKFNHDTVSAALRSAFDVLSAGGVIIIRDGIMTEPPSLLRRVRFLEEDGLVWLERYAKDFAGRQIQYQRLEAQEVLMPVNDAMEFLYTYTWGEEAYIHEVQEQFGYFTPTEFASFIEQNLGKQAKIEVFRHYLQEGYTEALCDRVRFMDESGQEVALPDSTCFIVIRKE